In one window of Spartinivicinus marinus DNA:
- a CDS encoding PD-(D/E)XK nuclease family protein, translated as MTKTLFDISGLESALKQGELILTPNRRMTAKIQAAYAAQQTAAHHQAWPTPRVMAIEHWLQSLWQRLADSNFQPAADHIVLSELREQLLWEQIIQQHSGDHLVKIASAAQTAKKAFDLLLLWQLDWRDVALATTHDSECFQQWLKQFLATCQVKHYLTKTHTAHFILKACEKNWLTQYPHIHLVGFDNLSPLHQAIIEGLAEQAHHYRQRVDQPYCQRTELNRFADELQAAANWAHGVLASNAEAMVGIIVPDLHLHRQQVETTFQQVFEPQVTLPECPRYTLPFNFSAGQPLSQQPIIATALAMIELNKLEVETGQLCQWLTSPFYHLDTLPQDFPALLSEQVIRSQQLMISPGRLRQMSQQLFDKQQQELSTDLQQDLFSQASCPFTQALQSIEQLKIKAQAGYQNRRHYPSHWIKLFYQQWQCLGWPGERRLDSVEYQQVTRFYEEIKAFAGLDEIVGQIPLTEASRLLHKQFQQVTFQAQTKDSPIQILGSLEGAGLRFSHCWLMGFDDSTWPAIPKPNPFIPIDIQVANMMPHASVERELAFTKEIIDTYKHNAEQIIFSYARMSGDKEQHLCPLLADLPSVDASPWLASQTQLSSSAISLEAYSTQQSQPMNAESAAIKGGSQILKSQANCPFQAFAKHRLEVSALPLPLIGLPAWARGQCLHHSLEVIWRELKNHTTLINTSDDALQTLIQRATTLGLKRLLPQFPNVLSIRYQQLEQLRLNQWLTAWLAIEKERPPFQVVAIEQGKRCTIAGLPLSLRVDRIDQLADGSYLLIDYKMTPVTDAAWASERLDDPQLPLYCTVANSHIGAISFANLSPKGRGFRGLSEVDTGIPQIIPIEKNKRELPNEWKATLAQWQQQLGQLATAFLQGDSRIDPKSAQSCRYCDLASLCRINHQGGRYE; from the coding sequence GTGACAAAAACACTGTTTGATATTTCTGGTTTAGAAAGCGCCTTAAAACAAGGGGAGTTGATTCTTACCCCTAACCGGCGGATGACGGCGAAAATTCAGGCGGCTTATGCTGCGCAGCAAACGGCTGCTCATCACCAGGCCTGGCCTACTCCCAGGGTAATGGCCATTGAGCATTGGCTGCAAAGCTTGTGGCAGCGATTGGCTGACAGCAATTTTCAACCAGCCGCTGATCATATTGTGTTATCGGAGTTAAGAGAACAACTGTTGTGGGAGCAAATTATCCAACAGCATAGTGGCGATCACTTGGTTAAAATTGCTTCAGCAGCACAAACTGCCAAGAAGGCATTTGATTTATTGTTACTATGGCAACTGGATTGGCGAGATGTGGCTTTAGCGACAACCCATGACAGTGAATGTTTTCAGCAGTGGCTAAAGCAGTTTTTAGCCACCTGTCAGGTTAAACATTATTTAACCAAAACCCACACCGCTCACTTTATTTTAAAAGCTTGTGAAAAAAACTGGCTCACCCAATACCCTCACATTCATTTAGTTGGGTTTGATAATTTGAGTCCCTTACATCAAGCCATTATTGAAGGGCTAGCAGAACAAGCCCATCATTATCGACAGCGAGTCGACCAACCTTATTGTCAGCGTACAGAACTCAACCGTTTTGCAGATGAGCTGCAAGCAGCGGCTAACTGGGCCCATGGTGTTTTAGCTAGCAACGCTGAGGCTATGGTAGGGATTATCGTGCCTGACTTGCACTTACATCGACAGCAAGTCGAAACTACTTTTCAGCAAGTATTTGAGCCCCAGGTAACTTTGCCAGAATGCCCGCGTTATACCCTGCCCTTTAACTTTTCAGCTGGGCAGCCCCTGTCACAACAACCCATCATCGCCACTGCCCTGGCGATGATTGAGCTAAACAAGCTTGAGGTGGAAACTGGGCAACTTTGCCAATGGCTGACGTCTCCCTTTTATCACCTTGATACACTGCCTCAAGATTTTCCTGCGCTACTTAGTGAGCAGGTCATTCGTAGTCAGCAGTTGATGATTTCGCCTGGCCGACTACGACAGATGAGCCAGCAGCTATTTGATAAGCAGCAACAAGAGTTGTCTACTGATTTGCAGCAGGATTTATTTAGTCAGGCCAGCTGCCCTTTTACTCAGGCATTGCAATCGATTGAACAGCTAAAAATCAAAGCGCAGGCTGGTTACCAAAATCGTCGTCATTATCCAAGCCATTGGATAAAACTGTTTTATCAGCAGTGGCAGTGTTTAGGCTGGCCTGGTGAGCGTCGGTTGGATAGTGTGGAATACCAGCAGGTGACCCGGTTTTATGAAGAAATTAAAGCCTTTGCTGGGTTGGATGAAATTGTTGGACAAATTCCGTTAACTGAAGCCAGCCGGTTGCTCCATAAACAGTTTCAACAGGTGACGTTTCAGGCGCAAACTAAAGACTCCCCCATTCAGATTCTGGGCTCATTAGAAGGGGCGGGATTGCGGTTTTCCCATTGCTGGTTGATGGGCTTTGATGATAGCACTTGGCCAGCCATTCCCAAGCCTAACCCGTTTATTCCCATTGATATTCAAGTAGCCAATATGATGCCCCATGCTTCAGTTGAGCGGGAGCTGGCTTTTACCAAAGAAATTATCGACACTTATAAACATAATGCTGAGCAAATTATTTTTAGTTATGCTCGGATGAGTGGGGATAAAGAGCAGCATTTATGCCCATTATTAGCTGACTTACCCTCGGTTGATGCCAGCCCGTGGTTAGCTTCACAAACCCAGTTGTCATCATCTGCTATCAGCCTCGAAGCGTACTCAACCCAGCAGTCCCAGCCAATGAACGCAGAGTCTGCTGCGATCAAAGGCGGCAGTCAGATTTTAAAAAGTCAGGCTAACTGCCCATTTCAAGCTTTTGCAAAACATCGCCTGGAGGTCAGTGCCCTCCCCTTACCACTGATTGGTTTACCTGCTTGGGCGCGGGGCCAGTGTTTACACCATAGTTTAGAAGTCATTTGGCGTGAATTAAAAAATCATACCACGCTGATTAATACATCCGATGATGCCTTACAAACATTAATTCAGCGTGCTACAACTCTCGGGTTGAAACGCCTGCTGCCACAATTTCCTAATGTGTTATCGATCCGCTACCAGCAACTGGAACAACTTCGATTAAATCAGTGGTTAACTGCCTGGTTAGCCATTGAAAAGGAGCGGCCACCTTTCCAAGTGGTGGCCATTGAGCAAGGCAAGCGCTGTACAATTGCCGGGTTACCCTTAAGTTTGCGGGTTGACCGAATCGATCAGCTTGCTGATGGCTCCTATTTATTAATTGATTACAAAATGACCCCCGTAACAGATGCTGCTTGGGCTTCGGAGCGATTGGATGACCCACAACTACCGTTGTATTGCACGGTGGCAAATAGCCATATTGGTGCGATCAGCTTTGCCAATTTATCACCCAAAGGTCGTGGTTTTCGTGGTTTAAGTGAGGTGGATACGGGCATTCCACAAATTATACCGATTGAAAAAAATAAGCGGGAATTACCCAATGAGTGGAAAGCGACTTTAGCCCAATGGCAACAGCAGCTAGGCCAGTTAGCTACTGCATTTTTACAAGGCGACAGTCGTATTGATCCTAAGTCAGCGCAAAGCTGCCGCTATTGTGATTTAGCCAGCTTATGTCGAATCAACCATCAAGGTGGCCGTTATGAGTGA
- a CDS encoding UvrD-helicase domain-containing protein: protein MSEIKRPADWQARQQALDPTQSFAVTAPAGSGKTGLLTQRVLTLLAKVKRPEEILCITFTRKAAAEMHSRILNAIRRAQTESEPANEYDRQTWLLAKQVLAQDTQYDWQLLVNPNRLRIQTIDSLCAYLVRHFPLQTGFGGMPDILDDASECYQQAVRKFLGLLRQSSPETDLLSKLLLHLDNDLNKLSLLLEALLSRRDQWLPYVVMADTKQLLQYIEQGLVAVITDNLTVAASAISYHGSELAQLADFAGQQLAEEKPDHPLNQCVGLTGLPNTTPDALPQWLALVELLITKDGSWRKSVTKTIGFPTGKTKAEKPYFKEMKQRLLGLIDALATQPGLAQQLANLRLLPPVHYQPKQGELLIALCQLLPLLVAQLMVTFTEQGKVDHTDINRAALAALGSEDAPTDLALVLDYRINHILVDEFQDTSKPQLTLLEKLTAGWQTGDGRSLFIVGDGMQSCYGFRDANVGIFLNARQHGIGSVALTPLSLTVNFRSQAKVIDWVNNTFQQSFPQQENIPLGAVSYAQSTAFNSALAGTAVECIGFHDEAGRQLEAAKTVDVVSQYLAASATDTIAILVRSRGHLRDIIAALQAAGIKWQATEIDPLASRAVIQDLLSLTRALLNSADKLAWLATLRAPWCGLSNDDLEVLAQTQGVTTVLSRLQDETVLAKLSRHGQQRLATVVPILQQVANQRQRKPFAQVLAGCWQQIGGEASLDHEQSRQEAEVFFATLCEYATSFAGLDLAAFENKLNRLYAQPDPDANPRVQIMTIHKAKGLEFDVVILPGLDKQPRADDKPLLVWQQFLSTTGDDHLLLSPVHAYEAQSDAIYDFIRHQQQQKQRLENTRLLYVAATRAIKKLYLLFNGKQQETSGEVKAPVASSLLATIWPAIKDQVSWQMAPTPLPSQSTAPGIDLSTGWRLPSHYQPPTQPYEQLLKAYRGEEFNDEENLPEMVWDEVPRHVGTVVHRALYHITLLGIEQIASQPQQYCQQRYTIWRNQLRQLGIAQDELTSACHQVKHAIENTLADPKAQWFLNHQHPASQCEYPLTLQMRDKTIHYVVDRTFIDPDTNIRWIIDYKTVQLAQAAAESIDHKIAAEVQQYRAQLKGYVQTFQVLGNEPIRAALYFTDIQHLAEVDC, encoded by the coding sequence ATGAGTGAGATTAAGCGGCCAGCTGATTGGCAAGCTCGCCAGCAGGCACTGGATCCTACCCAGTCGTTTGCTGTAACGGCCCCGGCTGGCTCTGGAAAAACAGGGTTATTAACCCAGCGTGTGTTGACATTATTAGCAAAAGTAAAGCGGCCAGAGGAAATCCTCTGCATTACCTTTACCCGTAAAGCAGCGGCAGAAATGCATAGCCGAATTTTAAATGCCATTCGTCGTGCTCAAACGGAAAGCGAGCCTGCCAATGAGTATGATCGGCAAACCTGGTTATTAGCAAAACAGGTGTTAGCTCAAGATACGCAATATGATTGGCAGTTATTGGTAAATCCTAATCGGTTGCGAATTCAAACCATCGACAGTTTATGTGCATACCTAGTGCGCCACTTCCCGTTGCAAACCGGCTTCGGTGGGATGCCTGATATCCTAGATGATGCCAGTGAATGTTATCAGCAAGCGGTAAGAAAATTTCTTGGCTTACTTCGCCAGTCGTCACCAGAAACAGATTTATTAAGTAAATTGTTGCTGCACCTGGATAATGACCTCAATAAATTATCATTGTTACTCGAAGCACTACTGAGTCGTCGTGATCAATGGCTACCTTATGTGGTGATGGCGGATACCAAGCAGCTTTTACAGTATATTGAACAGGGGTTGGTTGCAGTAATAACAGATAATTTAACGGTTGCTGCTAGTGCTATTAGCTATCATGGTAGTGAACTAGCGCAGCTGGCAGACTTTGCTGGACAACAGCTCGCTGAAGAAAAACCTGATCACCCCTTAAATCAATGTGTTGGCTTAACTGGCTTACCCAATACTACACCTGATGCCCTCCCCCAATGGTTAGCGCTGGTTGAATTACTGATCACGAAAGACGGCAGCTGGCGTAAATCAGTCACAAAAACCATTGGTTTTCCAACCGGTAAAACCAAAGCCGAAAAGCCCTATTTTAAAGAGATGAAGCAACGGCTGTTGGGGTTAATTGATGCCCTGGCAACCCAGCCTGGTTTAGCCCAGCAATTGGCTAATTTACGGTTGCTGCCACCAGTCCACTATCAACCAAAGCAAGGAGAGCTGCTGATTGCTCTTTGTCAGCTACTGCCATTGTTAGTGGCCCAACTAATGGTGACCTTTACTGAGCAAGGTAAGGTGGACCATACCGACATTAACCGAGCAGCATTGGCTGCACTTGGCTCAGAGGATGCCCCTACGGATTTGGCATTGGTCTTGGATTATCGGATTAACCATATTTTAGTAGATGAGTTTCAGGATACCTCCAAGCCCCAATTAACTTTATTAGAAAAGTTGACTGCTGGCTGGCAAACAGGTGATGGTCGCAGCTTGTTTATTGTTGGGGATGGTATGCAATCCTGTTATGGATTTCGGGATGCTAATGTAGGAATTTTCCTGAATGCTCGCCAGCATGGAATAGGCTCAGTGGCACTGACACCGCTTTCATTAACCGTTAATTTTCGCTCCCAAGCCAAGGTGATTGACTGGGTGAATAATACCTTTCAACAGAGTTTTCCCCAGCAAGAAAATATTCCGTTAGGTGCGGTCAGTTATGCTCAATCAACGGCCTTTAATTCAGCACTGGCTGGTACTGCAGTTGAGTGTATTGGCTTTCATGATGAAGCCGGTCGACAGTTGGAGGCTGCAAAAACCGTTGATGTAGTGAGCCAGTATTTAGCTGCATCGGCCACTGATACCATTGCTATTTTAGTGCGCAGCCGTGGCCATTTACGTGACATTATTGCTGCGTTACAGGCTGCTGGCATTAAGTGGCAGGCGACTGAAATTGATCCATTAGCCAGTCGAGCGGTGATTCAAGATTTATTATCCCTGACCAGAGCACTGCTTAATTCTGCAGATAAGTTGGCTTGGCTGGCTACTTTGCGCGCCCCTTGGTGTGGATTGAGTAATGATGATCTGGAAGTGTTGGCACAAACCCAAGGGGTCACCACAGTGCTAAGCCGCTTACAAGATGAGACTGTCTTAGCAAAATTATCTCGCCATGGTCAGCAACGGCTGGCTACGGTCGTGCCTATTTTACAGCAAGTGGCTAATCAACGGCAGCGAAAGCCCTTTGCTCAAGTCTTAGCGGGTTGCTGGCAGCAAATAGGGGGTGAGGCATCTCTTGACCATGAACAAAGCCGCCAAGAAGCGGAAGTATTTTTCGCCACCCTTTGTGAGTATGCCACATCTTTTGCTGGATTAGATTTAGCCGCTTTTGAAAATAAGCTGAATCGACTATATGCCCAGCCTGATCCGGATGCTAACCCGCGGGTACAAATCATGACGATTCATAAAGCCAAAGGGTTAGAGTTTGATGTGGTAATTTTGCCCGGTTTGGATAAGCAGCCAAGAGCAGATGATAAACCCCTGCTAGTATGGCAGCAGTTTCTAAGCACAACCGGTGATGACCATTTATTGTTAAGTCCCGTGCATGCTTACGAAGCACAAAGTGATGCGATTTATGATTTTATTCGTCACCAACAACAGCAAAAACAGCGCCTGGAAAATACCCGTCTATTATATGTAGCAGCTACCCGGGCGATCAAAAAATTATATTTATTATTTAATGGCAAGCAGCAGGAAACGTCTGGGGAGGTTAAAGCACCTGTGGCTTCATCATTGTTAGCCACCATCTGGCCGGCAATTAAAGATCAGGTCAGCTGGCAAATGGCACCCACTCCACTTCCCTCACAGTCGACAGCGCCTGGTATTGATTTATCGACTGGCTGGCGATTACCCAGCCATTATCAACCACCCACACAACCCTATGAACAGTTACTAAAAGCGTATCGGGGGGAAGAGTTTAATGATGAAGAAAATTTACCTGAAATGGTGTGGGATGAAGTGCCTCGCCATGTGGGTACGGTTGTACATCGAGCGCTTTATCATATTACCTTATTAGGTATTGAGCAGATTGCCAGCCAGCCTCAGCAATATTGTCAGCAGCGCTATACTATTTGGCGCAACCAACTACGTCAGCTGGGAATTGCTCAAGATGAACTCACCAGTGCCTGCCATCAGGTAAAACATGCTATAGAAAACACTTTAGCTGACCCTAAAGCGCAATGGTTTTTAAATCATCAGCACCCAGCCAGCCAGTGCGAGTATCCGTTAACGCTGCAAATGCGTGATAAAACCATTCACTATGTGGTAGACCGAACCTTTATTGATCCTGATACCAACATCCGCTGGATTATTGATTATAAAACAGTACAGCTCGCTCAAGCAGCAGCTGAATCTATTGATCACAAGATTGCAGCAGAAGTACAACAGTATCGTGCTCAATTAAAAGGGTATGTGCAAACCTTCCAAGTGCTGGGTAATGAGCCCATTCGCGCAGCCCTTTATTTTACGGATATCCAGCATTTAGCAGAGGTTGATTGTTAG
- the ectB gene encoding diaminobutyrate--2-oxoglutarate transaminase has translation MDVIDQLESQVRSYVRSFPTTFDIAENAIIYDEHGNKYIDFFAGAGTINYGHNPNNVTQALTNYLQKKGILHSLDKATTAKKAFITKFNDTILRPRKLDYKLQFTGPTGTNAVEAAIKLARKVTKRTNIIAFTNGYHGLTLGALSLTANDYYQDESYGGRHNVYHAPYDGYLGPNVNTINYLSQLIEDPSSGVPLPAAIILEVVQGEGGINVASREWLSALSALCKKHSILLIIDDIQVGNGRTGEFFSFEFADITPDIVCLSKAIGGGLPLALLLIKPEIDQWLAGEHTGTFRGNNLAFVAATELLSYWDNDSFSKSIHQKGQIIQSSLNQLAIDNPELSISVRGRGMVWGLEIPEQGMAQRLSKALFNKQLLAETCGNRDQVLKLLPPLTISEAELNVGLAIIATTLTELTYKKVATPQELEAVI, from the coding sequence ATGGACGTTATTGATCAGCTTGAGTCTCAAGTAAGAAGTTATGTACGCTCGTTCCCTACGACTTTCGACATCGCTGAAAATGCAATAATTTACGATGAGCATGGCAATAAATACATAGATTTTTTTGCAGGCGCAGGCACAATTAACTATGGCCATAACCCAAACAATGTTACTCAAGCATTAACTAACTATCTGCAAAAGAAAGGCATTTTGCATAGCTTGGATAAAGCAACAACAGCTAAAAAGGCTTTTATTACCAAATTCAATGACACTATATTAAGGCCTAGAAAATTAGACTATAAACTTCAGTTTACTGGGCCAACAGGTACTAATGCAGTAGAAGCCGCAATAAAGTTGGCTCGCAAAGTAACAAAACGAACCAACATTATTGCTTTTACTAATGGGTATCATGGTTTAACGCTGGGGGCATTATCACTGACAGCTAACGATTATTATCAAGATGAGAGTTATGGTGGGCGACATAATGTATACCATGCTCCTTATGATGGCTATTTAGGTCCAAACGTTAACACAATTAATTATTTAAGCCAGCTAATAGAAGATCCAAGTAGTGGAGTACCACTACCTGCCGCTATTATTTTAGAAGTTGTTCAAGGTGAAGGTGGAATTAATGTGGCCAGCCGCGAATGGCTAAGCGCATTGTCAGCCTTATGCAAAAAACACAGCATTTTGCTCATTATTGATGATATTCAAGTAGGCAATGGTCGAACTGGAGAATTTTTCAGCTTTGAATTTGCTGACATCACTCCTGATATTGTGTGTTTATCAAAAGCAATTGGTGGTGGGTTACCGCTAGCTCTATTACTAATCAAACCTGAAATTGATCAATGGCTAGCAGGGGAGCATACGGGTACTTTTCGAGGCAACAATTTAGCTTTTGTTGCCGCGACTGAACTACTTTCTTATTGGGATAATGATAGTTTTTCAAAAAGCATTCATCAAAAAGGTCAAATTATCCAATCTTCGTTAAACCAGCTGGCAATTGATAATCCTGAACTATCTATCTCAGTTCGAGGTAGAGGTATGGTATGGGGGTTAGAAATTCCTGAACAAGGAATGGCTCAGCGTTTATCAAAAGCTTTATTTAACAAGCAGCTACTGGCTGAAACCTGTGGTAATCGGGATCAAGTATTAAAGCTGCTGCCGCCTTTAACAATTAGCGAAGCAGAATTAAATGTAGGGCTAGCTATTATAGCAACTACTTTAACTGAGTTAACCTATAAAAAGGTAGCCACCCCACAAGAATTAGAGGCTGTGATATAA